The Bacteroides sp. AN502(2024) DNA segment GAGGTCAGACTATCATATTCAACCTGTTTATCCCCATAAGTCGGAGTCAACAGATAGCAAAAATGCTCACACTCAAAATCGACTACCATAGCTGATACTGTCAGTTCGGTAGTATGTTTCATGAGGTCGATCTTATAAATAGTAGCTGTACACCCTTTCTCTTTACAGCCTTTTTTCGAATCGCAAGTATGAGCCTTTTTACACTTCGGACAACCTGTATCACAGCAGCTTTGCACCGTTTCACAACGGGCACAGCAATAACGCACAATAGAGACTCCACCTCCTGAATAGATAATCAGAAGAGAAAGGATGAGTGCTGTTATGTAGGCTAGTCTTCTCATTTCAGAGGACAAAGATACGGAAGAAAAACAGATTTTCCTATAAATTTTCATATTTAACACACATTTCCTCTCCCTTATTTGACTATTTTAGAGTCATATCAGCACTATTAACTCTTTTTACTCAACAATAAGACCTATCTTTGCCCCTGTAAATTTTCTGATTTTAAGTAAACACTATGCTCACATATTTACTGATTATCATCACTCTTTATCTGGCAGGTAATGCCTACATATTTATCAGTGCAAAGCAAGTTTTGATAGTTAAATCTCTCGGAGTAAAAATCTTCCTAACCGTTTTATTTTGGATATGTGCTTTGTCCTTTTTCGGCACGATGCCGGCTCGTAACCTTGAGATACCTCTCTTTATCTCGCATTCGATGTACACCATTGGAACAAGTTGGCTGATATTTACTTTATACATGACAATCTTCCTACTTTTGTTTGATATCTTGAGATTATTCAAAGTTGTCTGCAAATACAGGTTCTATCTGTCTTTAGTACTCACATTGGGATTGCTGGGATATGGAGTGTACAACTATCATCATCCGGAAACCAATGTAGTCAGCATTTTAACCAATAAACAGTATGGAGATACTCCCCAAGCAATTAAAATCGCTGCAATCAGCGATGTTCACTTGGGGAATGGTACAGGGAAAGCCGCATTAAAAAAATATGTGGAAATGATAAATGCACAACATCCCGACTTGATACTGATTAGCGGTGACTTGATCGATAATAGCGTCGTACCTCTTTATACAGAGAATATGGCTGAAGAATTGGCCGAATTGAAAGCTCCTATGGGTATCTATATGGTTCCCGGCAACCACGAATACATCAGTGGTATCAATGAAAGTATTCGATATATAAAAAATACTCCAATACAATTATTGCGCGATTCAGTAGTTACACTTCCTAATGGCATACAACTGATAGGACGTGATGACCGCCATAACCGCAAGCGTCATTCCCTGCAGGAATTAATGGTAAATGTCGATAAAAGCAAACCTATCATTTTATTAGATCATCAACCTTTCTATTTAGAAGAGACAGAAGCTGCCGGCATCGACCTGCAA contains these protein-coding regions:
- a CDS encoding metallophosphoesterase, producing MLTYLLIIITLYLAGNAYIFISAKQVLIVKSLGVKIFLTVLFWICALSFFGTMPARNLEIPLFISHSMYTIGTSWLIFTLYMTIFLLLFDILRLFKVVCKYRFYLSLVLTLGLLGYGVYNYHHPETNVVSILTNKQYGDTPQAIKIAAISDVHLGNGTGKAALKKYVEMINAQHPDLILISGDLIDNSVVPLYTENMAEELAELKAPMGIYMVPGNHEYISGINESIRYIKNTPIQLLRDSVVTLPNGIQLIGRDDRHNRKRHSLQELMVNVDKSKPIILLDHQPFYLEETEAAGIDLQFSGHTHHGQIWPINWMTDFIFEQSHGYRQWGNSHVYVSSGLSLWGPPFRIGTHSEMVIFNFR